The nucleotide sequence CAGTTTGCATTTGCATAGTAAAAAGTTGGATCTCCCAAACTCCTCCTGAACTTGGGAAATGGGAGAGATGTATGACACTGTTTGAAAGATACTATTAAATACACGGGGGATGTGTTGTTGGAATTCTTTCTGCGTGTTTCAccaccctcccccccaccccggtcAGGCGAAATGGCGCGGGGGGGGGGATTAGGAGTTATGGTAAAGTAAAGTTTAAATGATACCAAAGACTGACGTATTACTGTTCGGAAATTGTAGACAATGgttttgtaatttgtaattttttgcattttttttatgtggGATGAGGAAAAGAATAAattaaagttaataaaaaaagaagCCTAAAAGATTCTGAAGAGAGAGTTTTGGCTCGGgccaaatggaaaagaaaaaaaagaaaatgagcaTTCTTATCAGaaaaagacatcacctgtgagtgacTAGATATAAGTCGCTGCTTCAAATACCTGTATGACCatcctataaaatatatatacacacacacacacatgtacataTGTAGTTTCTTCTTCACTAATTGCAATAAATATtcttattctttccaatctgcaTAACTTACTATTTAGTTCCCTCCACCTAGAATACATGGCATATCAACTGACTGAAACTAACATCAAATCTGTAACGAACCAAACAAGAGTGACAGAATTCATTCTATTGGGTTTCGGAAACCTCCACAGCTTCAATATTATATTCTTCATTCTATTCTTGCTCATCTATATTTTTACAGTCATTGGAAACCTTCTTATCATCATCCTAGTTTCCACCAATGTCCATCTCCAGACCCCCATGTATTACTTCCTTTGTCATCTTTCTATTTCTGACCTTGTGATTTCCACCAACATTGTGCCGAACATGCTTGGTGCGGTTCTACTGGCGGGGAAAATGATGACTTACATAGGGTGCATCACCCAATTTTACTTCTTCAGTGGTACAACTGTTACTGAATGTCTTCTTCTCTCAGTGATGTCCTATGACCGATACCTGGCCATCTGCAACCCCTTAAGATACTCAAGCATCATGGACTTTAAGCTTTGTATTGGTCTGTCACTATGGCCATGGTTGCTGGGTCTTACTCTCAATCTTACAGCAGTCTTCCCTATGTCCAACTTTAATTTCTGCCATGACAATATCATTGACCATTTCTACTGtgatcttcctcctcttcagaaACTTTCTTGCTCAGACACGTCTCTTGTAGAACTGGAAGTGTTTCTGTTCTCTATGCCACTATTGATTGTTCCATGTGGTTTTATCATCGTAACCTATGTGTATATCTTCCTTACCATAATGAAGATACCGTCCACATCCGGCAAACAAAAAACTTTCTCTACTTGCAGTTCCCATCTTATTGTTGTGGGGACGTTCTTTGGGACGTTAATAGCCAAATAC is from Dendropsophus ebraccatus isolate aDenEbr1 chromosome 14, aDenEbr1.pat, whole genome shotgun sequence and encodes:
- the LOC138771810 gene encoding olfactory receptor 10A7-like; the encoded protein is MAYQLTETNIKSVTNQTRVTEFILLGFGNLHSFNIIFFILFLLIYIFTVIGNLLIIILVSTNVHLQTPMYYFLCHLSISDLVISTNIVPNMLGAVLLAGKMMTYIGCITQFYFFSGTTVTECLLLSVMSYDRYLAICNPLRYSSIMDFKLCIGLSLWPWLLGLTLNLTAVFPMSNFNFCHDNIIDHFYCDLPPLQKLSCSDTSLVELEVFLFSMPLLIVPCGFIIVTYVYIFLTIMKIPSTSGKQKTFSTCSSHLIVVGTFFGTLIAKYMIPSVGQTLLTNKIVSLLHTLLTPLVNPIIYSLRNQDIKMGFRKKFGQ